A region from the Bacteroidales bacterium genome encodes:
- a CDS encoding response regulator — protein MKADKKNSSLLRNKAEQLLLKRGINDQPHYTKDLESLIEELNIYQIELEHQNEELHKAQTELELIKNRYADLFNTAPIGYLLIRKDYSIIDVNATGCSLLDWDYNKIRKSAFTQFIQAEYQDTFYFHMRQTIMQKQPQSCDIKMNRGRDQVFFARLISVKDTTLGTEEIPVIRTSIIDIDNEKRMEINLIKEKEKAEESDKLKSAFLANMSHEIRTPMNSILGYSELLSDKDITEEERQKFSLIISNSSNQLMQLINDIIDISKLEANQLKVFLGESNIDDVCRNCYYTFINSDLLKTKPNVSLVLKLPENHKNIKAITDANRLQQVIINLINNAIKFTENGFIEFGYDIETRTETPFLSFFVKDSGIGIPPEKFDLIFERFRQATENGAHKGTGLGLSISKGIIELLQGSIKVESNEGDGATFSFSIPYIEAKSKKNLALAGKRTLDLSSKLIIIAEDDPYSYLYVNQLLKDTHAELIHVNDGSQLMELLEQRIPDIILLDINMPIKNGYDCLREIRERKIQTRIIVQTAYAMSDERERIMHAGADNYLSKPIRKPELYEMIESVLGNPLK, from the coding sequence ATGAAAGCGGACAAGAAAAACAGCTCACTACTGAGAAATAAAGCAGAGCAACTGCTGCTCAAGCGGGGTATCAATGATCAACCACATTATACAAAGGATCTTGAATCTTTGATTGAAGAGTTGAATATATACCAAATCGAACTAGAACACCAGAATGAGGAGCTCCATAAAGCACAAACCGAGCTAGAACTTATCAAGAACCGCTATGCCGATCTTTTTAATACTGCACCTATAGGTTATCTTTTAATCAGGAAAGACTATTCAATTATCGATGTGAATGCTACCGGCTGTTCTCTGCTGGACTGGGACTATAACAAGATCAGGAAAAGTGCCTTTACACAATTTATCCAGGCCGAATACCAGGATACCTTCTATTTCCATATGCGGCAAACTATCATGCAGAAACAACCCCAAAGCTGCGATATAAAAATGAATCGCGGTCGTGACCAGGTGTTTTTTGCGCGCCTGATCAGTGTGAAGGATACCACCCTTGGTACAGAAGAAATACCGGTTATCCGTACTTCTATCATTGACATTGACAATGAAAAAAGGATGGAAATCAACCTGATCAAAGAGAAAGAAAAAGCAGAAGAAAGTGATAAACTGAAGTCTGCATTTCTCGCCAATATGAGTCATGAAATCAGAACCCCGATGAATTCAATCCTCGGATATTCTGAATTATTGTCCGATAAAGATATCACTGAGGAAGAAAGACAAAAATTCTCACTCATCATCTCGAACTCAAGTAATCAATTGATGCAGCTCATTAATGATATAATTGATATCTCGAAACTTGAAGCAAACCAACTTAAAGTGTTCCTTGGAGAAAGCAATATTGATGATGTTTGTCGCAATTGTTACTATACTTTCATTAATTCAGACCTCCTCAAAACAAAGCCAAATGTGAGCCTGGTTCTGAAACTTCCCGAAAATCACAAGAATATTAAGGCTATTACAGATGCTAATCGCCTTCAACAGGTTATTATAAACCTGATCAATAATGCGATCAAATTCACCGAAAACGGCTTTATCGAATTTGGCTATGATATTGAAACACGCACGGAAACACCCTTTCTCAGTTTTTTTGTAAAAGACAGTGGAATAGGCATTCCTCCTGAGAAATTTGACCTGATTTTTGAGCGATTCCGGCAAGCTACTGAGAATGGCGCCCACAAAGGAACCGGACTTGGATTAAGTATCTCAAAGGGAATCATTGAACTTCTCCAGGGAAGTATAAAAGTGGAATCCAATGAAGGTGATGGCGCTACCTTTAGCTTTTCTATTCCCTATATTGAAGCCAAATCGAAGAAAAACCTCGCCCTGGCCGGTAAACGAACACTTGACCTATCAAGTAAGCTTATCATTATTGCCGAAGACGACCCCTATTCTTATCTCTATGTTAATCAGTTGCTCAAGGATACCCATGCAGAGCTAATCCATGTAAATGATGGAAGCCAGCTGATGGAACTCCTGGAACAAAGAATCCCGGATATCATTCTGCTGGACATCAATATGCCTATCAAAAATGGATACGACTGCCTGCGGGAAATCAGGGAACGGAAAATTCAAACCCGTATCATCGTACAAACCGCTTATGCTATGAGTGACGAGCGTGAAAGAATCATGCATGCCGGTGCCGACAATTATCTTTCAAAACCTATCCGAAAACCGGAATTATATGAGATGATTGAAAGTGTGTTGGGTAATCCACTTAAATAA